GATTTGTGCTGTCGACAACATCACTGTTTTGTTCGGTAATAGATTGTCATCGGTTTGACATAACGTAGTGTTGACTACTTGATTGGTATGCAAATTTATCGACTTTGATTCGTTTGTACCTACGCATCCAGTTGGTTTGGACTCGTAGGTATACAGGGTAGTTGGTTGTGTTTGTGCGCTCGGTTGCGAATATGTATTTGGCTGAAgttgtgtgtttgtgtgtgtgtttgaatGAGTAATGTTGGATGATTGGACATGTAGAAGCGTATGATGCTTACCTTTACATATTTTGCAAGTGGTAGCTCTGCAGGTCGGCAGTGTATGTCTCGTACTCAGGCAATTGTAACATAGCCCTAATTTTCTCACGACTCGAATGCGTGAGACCTCGTTTAGGGCTAGAAATCTTGGGCATTGGTTAATATAATGCCCCTCCTTACAACTTGGACACTGATTATTGCTAGTATAAGGTTTAGGTATTACCCTTGAACTCGTGGGACTTGCGGTGCCGGTGTGGGAAGACGTAGTTACGAAGGCCTTCCTCGCGGGTATAATTTGGGCGTCACTGGGTCCATGAGGCTTGCCAGGGTCCAGCGACTCCAGATGGTCCGCTTGGTCCTTCAGAAAGGTCCGGAAATCCTGTAATGTAGGCAATTCACCAGAGTCAATTCTAGAGATCCGGTTGGCTACTTTGTCCCATTTACTTTGCAATTTTTTATCGAGTTTTtggtttagaaaaaatatcacTAACATATCCCAGTTATCGGTTGGAATATTCAGTGATCTTATTATTCTAAGGTTTTTAGAAATGTTATCGGATAATTTTCTTAAAGCTGCGGCAGTTGTGGGGACATAATCGATGTTAAATAATTCTTTCAAATGATTATTGATTAATGATTTCGGGTTGTTGTACCTTTCGCATAATAATTGCCAACCTATCAAAAAACTTTCTTCGGAATATTCGAGGGAACTAACGACTTCAAGTGCGCTGTCAGTCAAACAACtctttaggtacttaaatttttgAATTGACTTTAAGTTCGATTGGTTAATAAGAGCGTCGAAGCTGTCTCTGAACTCGACCCAATGTGTTTTATCACCGTTAAACGACGGCAATGAAATTTCTGGAAATTTAATCGACTGACTACCCTCGGTTAACGGCGAAGAACTTTCATTGTTGGACGGGTTCAGGATCGTGTTGTTATGGTCGGAAccatttacattttgtatggattTACCTAGAGCTACGTTCTTAAAATAACCGTCTTCAAATAATTCCCTTTCTGAGATTTGGTTGTCTACGTCTGTGGCCAATGTTTCTATTCTAGTTTGTACAATCTCGAATTCTTCAAATACTAGTGACATTCTAGTTATCCTAAGATCTAATTCTAATAATTGTTCGGCACTTAATTCTTCTGTAAGACCAGATACATACTTCTTAAAACTGGTTAATTTACCCTTTATGACGCCGCGCTTCTTAATTAAATCCTTTAACTCTAAGTTTTCTAGAACTAATTTATCTGAATTTGCcattttaatttagaaaattaGCAATCGAAAAAATTATATACGGTAGGTAGGTCTGTAGGTATCTTGAATTCGTAATTAGCGGGAAGAGAATTGCCTAGCTCAAAAAACtgatggtaggtacttatctctTGTTGTCGCTCGCTGCGTGTGGCCGTCCTCGTGCGGCCTCGGTAGGTGACTTCTTGTGTCTTGATGCTCCTTCCCTCTGGTAGACCTCGTGCCACGTGTCGTCGCGGTGCTCGTTGCCTCTGGTAGACCTCGTGCCACGTGTCGTCGCGGTGCTCGTTGCCTCCGGTAGACCTCGTGCCACGTGTCGTCGCGGTGCTCGTTGCCTCTGGTAGACCTCGTGCCACGTGTCGTCGCGGTGCTCGTTGCCTCCGGTAGACCTCGTGCCACGTGTCGTCGCGGTGTCGGTGCTCCGCGGGTTGGCTCGCAGTTTTTGCAAGCCCCCACGAACCTTTGGTGTGTCTCCGCGTGCTTCTCCGTTGTCCACTGCTCCTCCTTACTTGAAATTTTTGCGCGTTCGCTCGAATCTGCTTGTCTTTGTCGCCGATGCCTCGGGCCGTCGCCTATCGCGCAACGAAACCCCAGCCCTCTAACGACCGACTTCACGGGATTGCACTCCTTTCGACTCAGATTCGAGAACTAGGGGTCACCACATGAAGGGGATGACTCGTGGTTGTGAAGGAAACCGCGTGTTGGTAATACTGGATACTAGTTTATTGTTGCTTGTACAGCGAGGTCCCGTGGAAAGAGGCCGAGACTCCGCCTGTAGCGGCTTATATGTTACCACCACCTCCGACACTGCGCCATCTAGCAGGATGTATAGGAACTTAATAGTGTAGTAATGCTTAATAATCGATCTATGCAAGTAGCCTGCGAGATAACGCTGTGTTTACATAGGAAACTAAGTAGTTAAACCTTCTAatttatagatggcgctaataTATTGTTAACACAGTTAACAAGTTTTAAAGTTGAACCTGAAAAGCTTTTTGATATGGCGCAGCGTCAGCGGCCAGATGTTGATATTGCAGCCTGATGTTTGTTGATGAAGAAACATGTGAATGTTTAAGCACGCTGTTACTGAAATTACCAATTAACCCTACTTACACATATCTACCGATCTTCATTCATATCGTCTTTGTATCCTAAGAtctttcaatatacttaataaccGACATATACTAcacaaaatttgaattttgtgtTTGTCGGAGTGGTTTGCATCAAATATTTCATCGTATTTAAATGCTCGCTTGCTTGCTCTATTACTCGCTTGCTTTAGTAAA
The sequence above is a segment of the Plutella xylostella chromosome 29, ilPluXylo3.1, whole genome shotgun sequence genome. Coding sequences within it:
- the LOC119692992 gene encoding uncharacterized protein LOC119692992 isoform X3, which translates into the protein MANSDKLVLENLELKDLIKKRGVIKGKLTSFKKYVSGLTEELSAEQLLELDLRITRMSLVFEEFEIVQTRIETLATDVDNQISERELFEDGYFKNVALGKSIQNVNGSDHNNTILNPSNNESSSPLTEGSQSIKFPEISLPSFNGDKTHWVEFRDSFDALINQSNLKSIQKFKYLKSCLTDSALEVVSSLEYSEESFLIGWQLLCERYNNPKSLINNHLKELFNIDYVPTTAAALRKLSDNISKNLRIIRSLNIPTDNWDMLVIFFLNQKLDKKLQSKWDKVANRISRIDSGELPTLQDFRTFLKDQADHLESLDPGKPHGPSDAQIIPARKAFVTTSSHTGTASPTSSRV